In Candidatus Binatus sp., the following proteins share a genomic window:
- a CDS encoding prepilin peptidase encodes MPTGIGAAIAFIFGASVGSFVCMVAYRLPRDLSIVTPRSFCESCERAIPWWANIPILAYLGLRGRCVMCSAPIPFRHFLAEFGLAISALYLYLAFPIPDAFARLVLCAALWVVAIVDYDWRLIPNIITWPGTLVGFIAAALMMPEVGWKSSLIGIALGGGVLYGTGYFYRLVRGREGVGLGDVWLLGMVGGFLGWTGVLFTLFFGSVIGAIGGIAFALTGGGATSPAPLGDPVTDPEEADVSILRTEVPFGPYLALAAGVFALFQPELTRWYLGG; translated from the coding sequence ATGCCCACCGGAATCGGCGCCGCAATTGCGTTCATCTTCGGCGCGAGCGTCGGCAGCTTCGTCTGCATGGTTGCGTATCGGCTCCCTCGCGATCTTTCGATCGTCACCCCGCGCTCATTTTGCGAGAGTTGCGAGCGCGCGATTCCATGGTGGGCAAACATCCCGATTCTCGCCTACCTCGGACTGCGCGGGCGATGCGTGATGTGCAGCGCGCCGATCCCGTTCCGCCATTTTCTCGCCGAATTCGGACTCGCCATCAGCGCCCTCTATCTCTACCTCGCCTTCCCGATCCCCGACGCGTTCGCGCGCCTCGTACTATGCGCCGCGCTGTGGGTCGTCGCGATTGTGGACTACGACTGGCGGCTGATTCCGAACATCATTACCTGGCCCGGGACGCTGGTGGGATTCATCGCCGCGGCGCTGATGATGCCGGAGGTCGGCTGGAAGAGTTCGTTGATCGGAATCGCGCTGGGTGGCGGCGTCCTGTATGGCACCGGTTATTTCTACCGCCTGGTCCGCGGGCGCGAGGGCGTGGGCCTGGGCGACGTGTGGCTGCTGGGGATGGTCGGTGGATTTCTCGGCTGGACGGGAGTTTTGTTCACTTTGTTTTTCGGTTCGGTAATCGGCGCGATCGGCGGAATCGCATTCGCGCTCACCGGCGGCGGCGCAACTTCACCTGCTCCGCTCGGCGACCCCGTGACCGATCCGGAGGAAGCAGACGTCTCGATTCTGCGCACCGAAGTTCCGTTCGGTCCGTATCTGGCGCTGGCCGCCGGCGTCTTCGCGCTCTTTCAGCCTGAACTGACGCGCTGGTATCTTGGCGGATAA
- the tmk gene encoding dTMP kinase: MAAGVFITLEGVEGSGKTTQAAILGDALRKGGRRVTVTHEPGGTRAGETIRAIFLDPAVSLDVAAELLLVLADRAQHVREKLRPALAAGEIVISDRYSDSTTAYQGHGRGFDLKLLGELNRLASDNVTPDLTIVLDLPVETGLERTRARAMGTGRGSDRFEGERADFHRRVRDGFLAIAKAEPARVVVIDADRPVAAVSAGIRHAVDELLARR; the protein is encoded by the coding sequence ATGGCAGCCGGTGTATTCATCACGCTCGAAGGCGTCGAAGGAAGTGGCAAGACCACCCAGGCCGCAATCCTGGGCGACGCGTTGCGCAAAGGCGGGCGGCGCGTAACCGTCACCCATGAGCCGGGCGGCACGCGCGCCGGCGAAACGATTCGCGCGATTTTTCTCGATCCTGCCGTTTCGCTGGACGTAGCCGCGGAACTGCTGCTGGTGCTTGCCGATCGCGCGCAGCACGTCCGCGAAAAACTCCGGCCCGCGCTCGCCGCCGGCGAAATCGTGATTTCCGATCGCTATTCGGATTCGACCACCGCCTACCAGGGCCACGGCCGCGGCTTCGATCTCAAACTGCTCGGCGAGCTGAACCGGCTCGCCAGCGACAACGTGACGCCCGACCTGACTATCGTGCTGGACCTGCCGGTCGAGACCGGCCTCGAGCGCACCCGCGCGCGAGCAATGGGCACCGGCCGCGGCTCCGACCGCTTCGAGGGCGAGCGCGCCGACTTCCATCGCAGAGTGCGCGACGGTTTTCTCGCGATCGCGAAGGCCGAGCCCGCGCGGGTCGTCGTGATCGACGCCGACCGTCCGGTTGCCGCCGTCAGCGCCGGCATCCGCCACGCCGTGGACGAGCTGCTCGCCCGCCGATGA
- a CDS encoding regulatory iron-sulfur-containing complex subunit RicT yields the protein MADIDPFEGSQPTAKIVAVSLQQAGHLYNFLAGDRTLRRGERVLVESENGARLGTVEIEPHEPAQTIDLSALRPVIRIASETDFHAERETLSREAHARRLCVERVRESRTQMKLVSADYTLDGRKVVFYFVAEGRIDFRDLVRDLANTLRVRVEMKQIGARDETKVTGGIGPCGRELCCSSWLRDFEAVTVKMAREQGLALNPSRLAGMCGRLKCCLRYEYASYVELKRALPNVGKRVQCVKGDGRVVRQNTLKQTVLVQREEDGGVVEVTLEDLVASRPQ from the coding sequence GTGGCTGACATCGATCCGTTTGAAGGCTCGCAACCGACTGCGAAAATCGTCGCCGTCAGTCTCCAGCAGGCCGGCCATCTGTATAATTTCCTGGCCGGCGACCGGACCCTGCGCCGCGGCGAACGCGTGCTGGTCGAAAGCGAGAACGGCGCCCGCCTCGGCACCGTCGAGATCGAGCCGCACGAACCCGCGCAAACGATCGATCTTTCCGCGCTGCGTCCCGTTATCCGCATTGCTTCCGAGACCGACTTCCACGCCGAGCGGGAAACCCTCTCGCGTGAGGCGCACGCGCGCCGCTTGTGCGTCGAGCGCGTCCGCGAGAGCCGCACCCAGATGAAGCTCGTCAGCGCCGACTACACCCTCGACGGGCGCAAGGTCGTCTTCTATTTCGTCGCCGAGGGCCGCATCGATTTCCGCGACCTGGTCCGCGATCTCGCCAACACGCTGCGCGTTCGCGTCGAGATGAAACAGATTGGCGCCCGCGATGAGACCAAAGTCACGGGCGGGATCGGTCCGTGCGGACGCGAGCTATGCTGCTCCAGTTGGCTGCGCGACTTCGAGGCGGTCACGGTCAAGATGGCGCGCGAGCAGGGCCTCGCGCTGAACCCCTCGCGGCTGGCCGGGATGTGCGGGCGCCTGAAATGCTGCCTGCGCTACGAATACGCCAGCTACGTCGAACTCAAGCGCGCGCTGCCCAACGTCGGCAAGCGCGTGCAATGCGTCAAGGGCGACGGCAGAGTGGTTCGCCAGAATACCCTCAAGCAGACGGTGCTGGTTCAGCGCGAGGAAGACGGCGGCGTGGTCGAAGTGACGCTTGAGGATTTGGTCGCCTCGCGCCCGCAGTAG
- a CDS encoding glutathione S-transferase, with amino-acid sequence MIVVHHLNDSRSQRILWLLEELGLPYEIKPYQRDAQTRLAPPELKKVHPLGKSPVITDGNRTIIESGAIIDYLIRRHGKGRLQPAPETPAYDEYMQWMHYAEGSAMLPLMLNLYVTRLGAAAAPLMPRIESEIANHLGYIDGALKGRQFIVGDTLTGADIQMSFVGEVAGAFGKRAQYPNLDAWIRRLHERPAYKKALERGGAYNLAN; translated from the coding sequence ATGATTGTCGTCCATCACCTAAACGATTCCCGCTCACAACGAATCCTCTGGCTGCTCGAAGAGCTCGGCCTGCCGTATGAGATCAAGCCCTACCAGCGCGATGCGCAAACCCGGCTTGCGCCACCGGAATTGAAGAAGGTTCACCCGCTGGGCAAGTCGCCGGTCATCACTGATGGCAATCGGACCATCATCGAATCAGGCGCGATAATCGACTACCTGATACGCCGCCACGGCAAAGGCCGCCTGCAGCCCGCGCCCGAGACTCCGGCGTATGACGAGTACATGCAGTGGATGCACTATGCCGAAGGCTCGGCGATGCTGCCGCTGATGCTCAACCTTTATGTCACGCGCCTGGGTGCAGCGGCGGCGCCACTGATGCCGCGCATCGAGAGCGAGATTGCCAATCATCTCGGTTACATCGATGGCGCCTTGAAGGGCCGGCAGTTCATTGTGGGAGACACCCTGACCGGCGCTGACATCCAGATGAGCTTTGTAGGCGAGGTGGCCGGCGCGTTCGGCAAGCGCGCGCAGTATCCCAACCTCGACGCATGGATCAGGCGCTTGCACGAGCGGCCTGCCTACAAGAAAGCGCTGGAACGCGGTGGCGCGTACAACCTTGCGAACTGA